The DNA window CTAATGAAGTTCCAACAGATGATTATTACAAAGACGCATTCGGCAAAGAGGGGCAAGCATTAAAAGATGCCTTACATGAAATTATTGATGAGCACACTCTACTATCATACGACAAAGTCTGGGACGCATTGCGTGAAACAGATGAAGATCCAAATAACTCAAATAACATCATTTTGTTCTACTCTGGACTATCGCGCTCTAAAACTAGTAATGGGGGGAACGTAGGCCAGTGGAATCGAGAACATACATGGGCGCAATCACATGGCGGTTTCGGTACAAGTCAAGGACCTGGTACTGACATCCACCATTTGCGTCCAACAGATGTACAAGTGAACAGCACCAGAGGGAACTTAGATTTTGATAACGGGGGAAGTCCTGTTAATAATTGTAATGGGTGTTATAAAGATGCGGATTCATTTGAACCATCTGATCGTGTAAAAGGCGATGTCGCTCGAATTTTATTCTATATGGCAACACGCTATGAGGCTGGAGATAGAGTGGACCTCGAATTAAATGATAGAGTCAATAACGGAAGTATCCCTTTCCACGGCAAATTATCCGTTCTTTTACAGTGGCATGAGCAAGATCCAGTCGATGAATTTGAAACAAAACGCAATAATGTCATTCAAAAATGGCAAGGCAACCGCAATCCATTCATTGACCACCCAGAGTGGGTAAATTCCATATGGAAAAAAGCAAACTAAGTACGTGCCAGTCACCCGCACAATTCAGAAACTATTCTGACAATAAAAATCCCACGATTGATTTCAATCGTGGGATTTTTAACTGTTTTGCTCATCAGGCAACTCAGCCTCACAAAATTTGCAATAATCTTCATTTGTTTGGTTAAAAGATGTTGGAAGAAAAGTGGGGAGTATATGCAAATGCAGAAAAGGGTGAGTAGTGGACTTTGTAAGTTTGTAAAAAGCATAGGAACTATTTTCATATAGTTCCATATGAGAAACAATTGGCACCTTTGTTTCGATCGGATTTCTGTGAATATATCGACTTACAGCAAGAATGCTTCGTGGGCTAATAAGGAGTTCCGCAAAATACCGACTATCGTAGAGAAATCCGCTCGTATTATACCTTTTCTTATAGTACTCACTATAGCGGCGATTGATAATACTCATTATTTTACCTAACGGCACTTCCGGTGACTGAATAAGCAGATGATAGTGGTTCGTCATTATACAATACGCAACAATTGAAAATGGGTATTTATCGTAAGCATAGTGAAAAATGCGAAACAACTCTCGCAAATCATCACTATTCCGGAAAATATTCTGCCTATTATTCCCTCTCATTACCACGTGATAATACATGTTCGGATGCCAGTGTCTACGTTTCCTACCCAACCTCTAACCCCCTCCTCATTACTAAACCCCTATAGAAATTAATAAATACAGAATAAAAGGACTAAGGATTAAAGTCAATTGTACAAAAGTGTAGACAATTCAATTTTAGAGCGATTTAGACAACCAAAATTAATTTTCCCTTCAAAAGACACAATTCGACCCAAAAAATATTTCGGTCGAATTGTGCCTAAATTGTGTGAGTATTGTGTGAGTGACTGTCACCAAAAGTAGACCAAAAGTATTGTGCTTTCATGAGGTGTGAGTTGTTTCAAAAAGAGAGGAATTATGGTGACAGAAATATGTATGAAACCGGTCTAAACGAACTAAAACTATTTAACTAACCGTTTTCTAATAGAATCTTTTGTTACCAAAATGTAACATAATATATTATTCCAAATAATCCGAATATATGGTAAGTTTCTATTGTCACATAATTTAGTAGGGAGTTTAATAGATTTGTAGATTCCGATTAAATTATGAACCACGAATAGGGAGGAAAGTAAATTGGGGATTAAGAGAAAAAGTATGTTACTCGCTCTTGCTGGAACCTTAGTAATAAGCACCGCTTCTTTCGGTGCACCAGTTCCAACAGCCGCCAACGTATTGGCGAAACAGATTCCACCGCTTCAATTGCAAAAGTCGGCAACCACAGTACCTCAGCAACTGATTGCTCCAAAAAATCCAAGTGAAACTGTTCGCATCATCGTGGAGCTAGAAAAAGCACCTGCGATTGAGACGGCTACCAAAAAAGGTGTCCTTTACAAGAACCTTCCTAAGTCACAACGAAAAAGCGTGGAAGCATCTATTGAAGCAGATCAAAAAAATGTAAAAGAAAAAGTGAAACAAAAGTCAAAAAAAATTAAATTCAAAGAAGAATTTACAGCTGTCTTCAATGGATTCTCAGCCGAAGTTGAAGCGGGAGATGTCGCAGCCATCGCGGAAACGGAAGGTGTAAAAGCAATCTATGAGTCTACAGAATATACGAGACCAAATATTGAGCCAAACATGGTCCACTCGAAAGAATTAATACAAGCTCAATTGGCTTGGGAAAAATATGACTTCAAAGGTGAAGGAATGGTAGTCGGTGTAATTGATACGGGTATCGATCCAAGTCATCGCGATATGATTTTAACGGATGATGCATCCGGTGACATTACTGCTTCTGAAGTGGAAGCTTTAATTGGAGACGGTTCTATTGAATCAGGTAAATACTACTCAGCCAAAGTTCCTTACGGTTATAACTACATGGATGGAAACCTAGAAATACGGGATCTTGGACCAGATGCTTCCATGCATGGGATGCACGTTTCTGGAACAGTTGGAGCGAATGGTGATGAAGAAAATGGAGGGATCAAGGGAGTAGCTCCTGAAGCTCAACTTTTAGCACTTAAAGTATTTGGTAATGATCCATTATTCTCTTCAACATATGGAGATATTTACGTAAAAGCGATGGACGATGCGATTAAGCTCGGCGCAGATGTGTTGAACTTGTCACTTGGATCGACTGCGGGTTATGTGGATAACAGTAACCCTGAACAGCAAGCTGTTACACGGGCACAAGACAATGGACTGCTAGTGGCCATTTCTGCGGGTAATTCAGATATGTTTGGTTCCGGTTACTTCTATCCAATGGCTGAAAATCAAGATTATGCGTTAACAGGTTCACCTTCTGTTTCGGAAGATTCATTTGGTGTGGCATCGTTTGAAAATAGTACGATCACGGCTTCCAGTTTTAAATACAAATTTGATAGTGTGGAATCTGGTCGTTCACTGTTCTTACTTGCAAATGACCAAAATCCAAACGATCTTCCTGAAGAGGAATATCAAATTCAATTCGCAGGTTTAGGTAGCCCTACTGACTTTGAAGGGAAAGATTGGACAAACAAATTTGCATTAGTAGCTCGTGGATCGTTTTCTTTCGTTGAAAAAGGACTAAATGCACAAGCTGCTGGTGCTGCTGGTATCATCGTATATAACAATGCTGCAGGAACAATTAATATGGCATCTGACCCAGCGATCGATATTCCGTTCATGTCCACGCTTCAAGCGGATGGATTAGCGATCAAAGCAGGGCTTGATGCTGGACAAGTCGTTTCAGTTGGATTCGACGGTCAGTATTTAGAAACACCAAGTCCGACTGCAGGAAAAATGAGTTCATTTACGTCTTGGGGTCCTACACCGAATTTAGATTTCAAACCTGAAATCACAGCACCGGGTGGAAACATCTTCTCGACATTAAATAACGATTCCTACGGTTTGATGAGTGGAACTTCAATGGCAGCTCCACATGTATCAGGTGGTACGGCGCTTGTGATGGAACGCGTGAACGAAGAGTTCGGATTAACTGGTGCAGCACGTGTTCAATTAGCGAAGAATTTAATGATGAATACAGCTTCGAAAGTTATATTTGCTGAATACGACGGTATTACTGAATATGTATCACCACGTCGTCAAGGTGCAGGTATCATGCAACTTGCGAATGCTTTGGAAACTGATGTTGTGGTGACAGACAAAGTAACTGGTGAAGCAAAAGTAGCACTAAAAGAAATAAGTAATGGCCAATTTAACTTCACTTTAACAGCGAAAAATTACTCAGACGTAGAGAAAAACTATAATGTAGACGTTCAGCTTCAGACGGATTATGCATTAACTACATCTGGATATGATGTCGTTGTACCAAATATTGCAGGATCTAACGTTGTTACGGATGCTGTAAATGTAGATGCACCTGAAACGGTTGTTGTTCCTGCAAATGGGGAAGTGGAAATTCGAGTATCTGTTGATGCGTCTGCATTGAAAGACATGGATGGCTTTGAAACATTCGTAAACGGATTCTTCATTGACGGATTCGTTTCTCTTATTGACCCGAACGAAGAAACAACAGGAACCGTACCATTAACAGTACCTTTCTTCGGATTTAATGGTTCGTGGGATGACGCATCCATTTTTGACTACTTTGCATGGGAAGCAGAAAATTATTATGGCATGCAAGCTTTAGCTGATGAACAAGGAAACTTGATCCTTGGACCAACCTATCGTGAAGGTATTGACCCATCGAAATTCGCATTCTCTCCAAATGGTGATGGCAATGTGGATAAGGCAATTCCTGTTTACTCTCTAATGCGTAACGCGAAAAAATTTGAAGTAAATATATTGGATGCAGAAGGCAATAAAGTACGTACAATTCGTACAGAAAACAATTTAACTAAACATTACTCGGCTACAGCACCTAACTTACCATACACGTACAATCCTGTTTATGGGTGGGATGGATTAATTAATGGAAAAGTAGCTGTAGATGGACAATACCAAATTCAGCTACGAGGAGTCATTGATTTTGAAGGCGCAGAATGGCAATCCATTGAATTCCCAATCATCGTGGATACAGTGAAACCTACAGCAGACGTAAGTTATGACAAGAAAAAACAAGTCATCTCCATTGCTAAACTTTCGGATAACCAAACAGGTATCGGTATTGACCGCGTAGAAGTCCTTTTGAATGGTGAAGAAGTGGCAGAAGCGGCAAATATTGAAAAGTACACATTTGAGGAAAAAGTTGCTAAGGATGACAAAATTGAAGTTAGAATTTGGGACATTGCTGGTAATGTTACAGCAAAAGAGTT is part of the Psychrobacillus sp. FSL H8-0483 genome and encodes:
- a CDS encoding transposase, translated to MGRKRRHWHPNMYYHVVMRGNNRQNIFRNSDDLRELFRIFHYAYDKYPFSIVAYCIMTNHYHLLIQSPEVPLGKIMSIINRRYSEYYKKRYNTSGFLYDSRYFAELLISPRSILAVSRYIHRNPIETKVPIVSHMELYENSSYAFYKLTKSTTHPFLHLHILPTFLPTSFNQTNEDYCKFCEAELPDEQNS
- a CDS encoding S8 family serine peptidase → MGIKRKSMLLALAGTLVISTASFGAPVPTAANVLAKQIPPLQLQKSATTVPQQLIAPKNPSETVRIIVELEKAPAIETATKKGVLYKNLPKSQRKSVEASIEADQKNVKEKVKQKSKKIKFKEEFTAVFNGFSAEVEAGDVAAIAETEGVKAIYESTEYTRPNIEPNMVHSKELIQAQLAWEKYDFKGEGMVVGVIDTGIDPSHRDMILTDDASGDITASEVEALIGDGSIESGKYYSAKVPYGYNYMDGNLEIRDLGPDASMHGMHVSGTVGANGDEENGGIKGVAPEAQLLALKVFGNDPLFSSTYGDIYVKAMDDAIKLGADVLNLSLGSTAGYVDNSNPEQQAVTRAQDNGLLVAISAGNSDMFGSGYFYPMAENQDYALTGSPSVSEDSFGVASFENSTITASSFKYKFDSVESGRSLFLLANDQNPNDLPEEEYQIQFAGLGSPTDFEGKDWTNKFALVARGSFSFVEKGLNAQAAGAAGIIVYNNAAGTINMASDPAIDIPFMSTLQADGLAIKAGLDAGQVVSVGFDGQYLETPSPTAGKMSSFTSWGPTPNLDFKPEITAPGGNIFSTLNNDSYGLMSGTSMAAPHVSGGTALVMERVNEEFGLTGAARVQLAKNLMMNTASKVIFAEYDGITEYVSPRRQGAGIMQLANALETDVVVTDKVTGEAKVALKEISNGQFNFTLTAKNYSDVEKNYNVDVQLQTDYALTTSGYDVVVPNIAGSNVVTDAVNVDAPETVVVPANGEVEIRVSVDASALKDMDGFETFVNGFFIDGFVSLIDPNEETTGTVPLTVPFFGFNGSWDDASIFDYFAWEAENYYGMQALADEQGNLILGPTYREGIDPSKFAFSPNGDGNVDKAIPVYSLMRNAKKFEVNILDAEGNKVRTIRTENNLTKHYSATAPNLPYTYNPVYGWDGLINGKVAVDGQYQIQLRGVIDFEGAEWQSIEFPIIVDTVKPTADVSYDKKKQVISIAKLSDNQTGIGIDRVEVLLNGEEVAEAANIEKYTFEEKVAKDDKIEVRIWDIAGNVTAKEFKGHGKSTDEVGVEDPADEGTPGETDPGSEDDSTPNEPETVEPVIYINTPEFFSHHTASEVLVAGTIEDDSNIASLKVNGQDVTTFDGENFTHTLILEDGVQLINVEAIDEFGNVMAITRRIFVDTTKPTVQAVSTTVPKNVSSNQGNPVIQVNVGDNFDEIRLYLNGSEVYYKPISEPYAMLGYSQTIDIELPLVTGNNTFELKVVDLVGNEAKQIIKVSKKK